The Panicum hallii strain FIL2 chromosome 9, PHallii_v3.1, whole genome shotgun sequence genome has a window encoding:
- the LOC112872854 gene encoding aquaporin PIP2-5-like: MNTSQSMETVGAKDYKDPAPAPLVNAGELGKWSLYRAIIAEFVATLLFVYVALATVIGHKRQDEAQPCGGVGVLGIAWSFGGMIFVLVYCTAGVSGGHVNPAVTFGLLLARKVSLVRAVLYVVAQCLGAICGAGLVRAFHGSANYMRYGGGANELSAGYSKGAGLAAEIVGTFMLVYTVFSATDPKRKVRDTHVPVLAPLPIGFAVFMVHLATIPVTGTGINPARSLGPAVLYNQRKAWEDHWIFWVGPLIGAAAAMVYHQLVLRAGAAKAFASWRNSNHT; this comes from the coding sequence ATGAATACTAGCCAATCCATGGAGACCGTGGGAGCCAAGGATTATAAAGACCCTGCCCCGGCACCGCTCGTGAACGCCGGCGAGCTAGGCAAGTGGTCCCTCTACCGCGCCATCATCGCCGAGTTCGTCGCCACGCTGCTCTTCGTCTACGTCGCGCTGGCCACCGTCATCGGCCACAAGCGCCAGGACGAGGCCCAGCCgtgcggcggcgtcggcgtgcTGGGCATCGCCTGGTCCTTCGGCGGCATGATCTTCGTGCTCGTCTACTGCACCGCCGGCGTCTCCGGCGGCCACGTCAACCCTGCGGTCACCTTCGGCCTGCTGCTAGCGCGCAAGGTGTCGCTTGTGCGCGCCGTGCTCTATGTGGTCGCGCAGTGCCTGGGCGCCATCTGCGGCGCCGGCCTCGTCAGGGCCTTCCACGGCAGCGCCAACTACATGcgctacggcggcggcgccaacgAGCTCTCCGCCGGCTACTCCAAGGGAGCTGGGCTGGCCGCCGAGATCGTCGGCACCTTCATGCTCGTCTACACCGTTTTCTCCGCCACCGACCCCAAGCGCAAGGTCAGAGATACGCACGTCCCGGTCCTGGCGCCGCTGCCCATCGGGTTCGCGGTGTTCATGGTGCACCTGGCCACCATCCCTGTCACTGGCACGGGCATCAACCCGGCCAGGAGCCTGGGACCCGCCGTGTTGTACAACCAGCGGAAGGCGTGGGAGGATCACTGGATTTTCTGGGTCGGCCCACTCATCGGCGCCGCAGCCGCCATGGTCTACCACCAGCTGGTCCTCCGCGCTGGCGCAGCCAAGGCCTTCGCATCCTGGCGCAACAGCAACCACACCTGA
- the LOC112872855 gene encoding uncharacterized protein LOC112872855, translating to MGAEELTDEAALTRVRRVLLDVDAVPYVLQLFSSQNPPKPGHTELYRSYPPQPDIPRPDHLLPSTAAEAKRVQVDEALPGSESTDGGSPLAERETGGRREGATCNTLIR from the exons atgggtgcagaggagctgacggacGAAGCTGCACTCACCCGGGTCAGGCGGGTGCTACTGGATGTGGACGCGGTCCCCTACGTCCTGCAGCTGTTTTCTTCACAAAATCCTCCGAAGCCG gggcacacagagttgtaccggagttacccaccacaacccgacatccctcggccggaccacctcctccccagcaccGCAGCCGAAGCCAAGAGGGTTCAAGTAGACGAGGCactgcccggcagcgagtccaccgatggaggaagccccctggcggaaagggaaaccggggggaggcgagaaggggcgacttgtaacaccctaat acgctga
- the LOC112878337 gene encoding uncharacterized protein LOC112878337, with the protein MEKRISDEKMKNCYLQRELDMLKQERTRETWLLKNDLHNLEEQLKEQKKAHQDDVERLQKVVTDTEEQFADYLRQIKTMGEEKERRHKELEDLRGATQKLVDMLNPPEEGKTSEQTLLERLLGASQKVASFLTEAPAACVSHALAFVKSFWPEAQLEMFAQGVAAECTEEQFN; encoded by the exons atgGAAAAACGCATATCCGACGAGAAgatgaagaactgctatcttcagagagagcttgacATGCTAAAGCAGGAacggactcgagagacatggcttctcaagaacgatctACACAATCtcgaggagcagctcaaggaacagaagaaagcgcaccaag atgatgtcgagaggctgcagaaggtagtcACCGATACTGAAGAACAGTTCGCCGACTACCTTCGGCAGATCAAGACgatgggcgaggagaaggagcggcggcataaagagctggaggacctcaggggggccacCCAGAAGCTTGTGGATATGCTGAACCCTCCTGAAGAAGGCAAAACAAGCGAGCAaaccttgctggagcgacttcttgGAGCATCACAGAAGGTCGCCAGTTTCCTCACCGAAGCCCCGGCtgcgtgtgtcagccatgcaCTTGCTtttgtaaagtccttttggccggaggctcagCTAGAGATGTTCGCGCAGGGAGTGGCAGCAGAGTgtactgaagaacaattcaattag